A region of Plasmodium falciparum 3D7 genome assembly, chromosome: 12 DNA encodes the following proteins:
- a CDS encoding tryptophan--tRNA ligase has translation MIKGNIYLLTYFLIINFILCTNIQSISRKTKNVPLLPFFFTLPYTKRIKRSDLQSKRDCTFFTGIKPSGNIHLGNYIGCLHPIINVEATKKCSNNLSNKNESVIKLNKIILIADLHCLTKLSNIYSLKDKVIDSVKIIISLIIDMYKKKQSYVDVYINNVKLEDILQLIENKEPNKSNHNNENNNNNNLYEQIASHTSQFHNHIKTDNLGGDMNCVEFPSQECHNHKNKPIKQKHYFYIFKQSDIKLHTSLYYLINSFTSINMLNSHIHIKMGGHNKSVALFSYPSLMLADILLYKPTYLIIGQDQIKNMEIMKKLCRKINYHFSNVAKLPKIFFSKFYSEVMNLDGHKKMSKNHLLHHDKDTSKIIYLLDNKKTIENKIKKSKTDNYNILIYGQEDRKEINNLINIFFFFYYHQIKNKKYINRTCNNNENDNNENQNISKLSYIYDEHQLFINNQRTHNYLNDFTNNPNFSHYKQNNINPHFNQNIINKILHSYNNNYSKFKYDLSQLIYNHFITTKIYYNSFNTRHDLIHSILQNGKKCVHRRASQMYKVIKKKLNI, from the exons ATGATAAAAGGAAACATTTACCTTTTAACatattttctaataataaattttattctttGTACAAATATTCAGAGCATAAGTAGGAAAACAAAAAACGTTCCCTTACTTCCTTTTTTCTTCACCTTACCTTATACCAAGCGCATAAAAAGAAGTGACTTGCAGTCAAAAAGGGATTGTACCTTTTTTACAGGAATTAag ccCAGCGGAAATATACATCTTGGAAATTACATTGGATGCTTACATCCAATCATAAACGTTGAAGCTACAAAGAAATGTTCAAACAACCTatctaataaaaatgaaagtgttatcaaattaaataaaattatacttATTGCGGATCTTCATTGTTTAACTAAGCTAAGCAATATTTATTCTTTGAAGGATAAGGTTATTGATTCTGTAAAAATCATAATCTCCTTAATAATAGATATgtataagaaaaaacaaaGTTACGtagatgtatatattaataatgtcaAACTAGAAGATATATTACAATTAATAGAAAACAAGGAACCAAATAAATCAAACCACAACaacgaaaataataataataataatttgtatgAACAAATCGCGTCGCATACATCACAATTTCATAATCACATAAAAACAGATAACCTCGGAGGTGATATGAATTGTGTAGAATTCCCATCGCAAGAATGTCATAATCATAAAAACAAACCTATTAAACaaaaacattatttttatatttttaaacaatcagatataaaattacatacgtctttatattatttaataaattcttttacatccataaatatgttaaattcacatatacatataaaaatgggTGGTCATAATAAATCAGTAGCTTTATTTTCTTACCCAAGTTTAATGCTTGccgatattttattatataaaccaACCTATTTAATTATAGGACAagatcaaataaaaaatatggaaataatgaaaaaattatgtagaaaaataaattatcatttttcgAATGTTGCCAAGTTaccaaaaatatttttttctaaattttaTTCAGAAGTCATGAATTTAGATGGTCATAAAAAAATGAGTAAAAATCATTTATTACATCATGATAAGGATACATCCAAAATTATTTATCTTctggataataaaaaaacaatagaaaataaaattaaaaagagtAAAACAGataattacaatatattaatatatggtCAAGAAGatagaaaagaaataaataaccttataaatattttcttctttttttattaccatcaaataaaaaataaaaaatacataaacaGAACTTGTAATAATAACGAAAATGACAATAATGAGAATCagaatatatcaaaattatcatatatttatgatgaacatcaattatttataaataatcaaCGTacacataattatttaaacgATTTTACAAATAATCCTAATTTCTCTcattataaacaaaataatataaatccaCATTTTAATcaaaacataataaataagatattacattcatataataataattattcaaagtttaaatatgatttatcacaattaatatataatcattttattacaaccaaaatatattataattcttttaatactAGACATGATTTAATTCATTCAATTTTACAAAATGGGAAAAAATGTGTACACAGAAGAGCATCTCAAATGTATAAG gtcatcaagaagaaattaaatatatag